A genome region from Candidatus Tanganyikabacteria bacterium includes the following:
- a CDS encoding SCO family protein: protein PPLAGPSPIPTDAAQVPGGLAPGGLAPSMARRIPQVLPALVLFCLAGLAGAPALAADRPAAPDFALSDQDGRLVRLSDLRGKPVVLTFLYTHCPDTCPRTLGHLLTALKDRPGDAAVVTVTVDPARDDKARLAEYAKQWPAGWRFLTGPEAQVGKVWAQYGVSVRRDEETGHHHHGHHMGYTITHSNVVLVLDAAGRITERISGAWSAADVSGALAQARQAEGIRWAAMPLQALRDFLDKCGAYATRNPVAFAGIVLLIALPGILLPLFLFRTFVLN, encoded by the coding sequence GCCGCCCCTTGCCGGCCCGTCGCCGATCCCGACCGACGCCGCCCAGGTCCCGGGCGGTCTGGCCCCGGGCGGCCTGGCCCCGAGCATGGCGCGGCGCATCCCGCAGGTCCTGCCGGCGCTGGTCCTGTTCTGCCTGGCCGGCCTCGCGGGCGCACCGGCACTCGCGGCGGATCGCCCGGCCGCCCCGGATTTCGCGCTTTCCGACCAGGATGGCCGCCTGGTGCGGCTCTCGGACCTGCGCGGCAAGCCGGTGGTCCTCACCTTCCTCTACACGCACTGCCCCGACACGTGCCCGCGCACGCTGGGGCACCTCTTGACCGCCTTGAAGGACAGGCCCGGCGACGCCGCCGTGGTGACGGTGACGGTCGATCCCGCGCGGGACGACAAGGCGCGCCTGGCCGAGTACGCGAAGCAGTGGCCCGCCGGCTGGCGCTTCCTGACCGGCCCCGAGGCGCAGGTGGGCAAGGTCTGGGCGCAGTACGGCGTCTCCGTGCGGCGCGACGAGGAGACCGGTCACCACCACCACGGGCACCACATGGGCTACACCATCACGCACTCCAACGTCGTACTGGTCCTCGACGCGGCCGGCCGCATCACCGAGCGGATATCCGGCGCCTGGAGCGCCGCCGACGTCAGCGGCGCGCTGGCGCAGGCGCGGCAGGCCGAGGGGATCCGCTGGGCGGCCATGCCATTGCAGGCGCTGCGCGACTTCCTCGACAAGTGCGGCGCCTACGCGACCCGCAATCCGGTGGCCTTCGCCGGCATCGTGCTGCTGATAGCCCTGCCGGGCATCCTGTTGCCGCTCTTCCTCTTCCGCACGTTCGTGCTGAACTAG